From the Solibacillus sp. FSL R5-0449 genome, one window contains:
- the yycH gene encoding two-component system activity regulator YycH produces MKYIEQIKSLLLAFLVLLSIVFTLLIWTYKPEYETVKETQIEEVLVGKPKELQEVIKPYRMLYRQNEQFYGTVSSTPLKNLYSHLRSWQVYEMGLINSELSDSKMNEMLSMDNRITMFFNEEIPLRVFANLMSFNDNEIPDTSFTHFIVDWSNVESSNQLQLLFLNTETRLLYRAYASVPDKDYFMEKIIEPANNYSQYVEVEREPLRSLYVPKEPIQSTRLRYLAEDIEPDLFKKILFTDLKIVQRNIESPQSERFTDGTSLMTVDSQNRVINYVYPTAESAAPIPAARLFIDSFNFINDHGGFTMDYRLSSMNIERHITEYQLFIQGLPVYSDVMTRLATTWGENRIFRYRRPYYSMGTIFQRVQKELESGEQIVETLRTENNKLFREADEIAVGYELTLEDSEQDTDLVLVLEPKWFAVTNNTWKRLSPMEVGGDEVGLE; encoded by the coding sequence ATGAAATATATTGAACAGATAAAATCACTTTTATTAGCATTCCTTGTTTTACTCAGCATCGTCTTCACACTTCTTATTTGGACTTACAAACCTGAATATGAAACGGTTAAGGAGACCCAGATTGAGGAAGTACTTGTCGGCAAACCGAAGGAATTACAGGAAGTAATAAAACCGTACCGGATGTTGTATCGCCAAAATGAGCAATTTTATGGGACAGTCTCTTCAACACCATTAAAAAATTTATACAGCCACTTACGGTCATGGCAAGTTTACGAGATGGGTTTAATTAACAGTGAACTTTCAGATAGTAAAATGAACGAAATGCTAAGTATGGATAATCGTATAACAATGTTCTTTAATGAAGAAATTCCTTTGCGCGTTTTCGCTAATCTTATGTCATTTAATGATAATGAAATACCAGATACAAGCTTTACACATTTTATTGTAGACTGGTCAAATGTAGAGAGTAGCAATCAGCTGCAGTTACTTTTCCTAAACACAGAAACGCGATTATTGTATAGAGCGTACGCGAGTGTGCCGGACAAAGATTATTTCATGGAGAAGATAATTGAACCGGCAAATAATTATAGCCAATATGTTGAAGTTGAACGGGAACCTTTACGTTCTTTATATGTACCGAAAGAACCTATTCAATCAACAAGGTTAAGATATTTAGCTGAAGATATTGAACCTGATTTATTTAAAAAAATCCTGTTTACCGATTTAAAAATTGTACAGCGGAATATTGAAAGTCCTCAATCTGAAAGGTTTACTGATGGGACATCATTAATGACAGTAGACAGCCAAAATCGGGTTATAAATTATGTATATCCGACTGCAGAAAGTGCTGCACCGATTCCCGCCGCAAGATTATTTATAGATAGCTTTAATTTTATAAATGACCATGGTGGGTTTACAATGGATTACCGCTTGTCTTCAATGAATATTGAAAGGCATATTACAGAGTATCAGCTGTTTATACAGGGGCTTCCTGTATACAGTGATGTAATGACTCGTCTCGCAACTACTTGGGGTGAAAACCGTATTTTCCGTTACCGACGCCCTTATTATTCGATGGGTACTATATTTCAAAGGGTACAGAAAGAACTCGAATCAGGGGAACAAATAGTTGAGACTCTTCGTACGGAAAACAATAAATTATTTAGAGAAGCAGATGAAATCGCTGTTGGGTACGAATTAACACTTGAGGACTCAGAGCAGGATACAGATTTAGTCCTCGTATTGGAACCAAAATGGTTTGCCGTAACAAACAATACATGGAAACGCCTTTCACCCATGGAAGTAGGGGGTGACGAAGTTGGATTGGAGTAG
- the walK gene encoding cell wall metabolism sensor histidine kinase WalK — protein MQKVSFFKSIHVKLVLIYVLLIIIALQIIGIYFSKQLETNLKTNFQDSIRQRIELVHYSVREEMLKDRDENTPPTIEYSLKTILEGFSTEDINKINVVDRNDRILATSDDDQAVVGQRINEEIIQQAASSETLLDKISLDRDTGQRIWILAVPIMDNAGPKEELKGVIYVQSNIEKVYEQLNEINRIFAAGIAVSLAITIILGILVARTITRPISDMRKQAQAMSKGNYARKVRVYGTDEIGQLAIAFNHLTNRLQEAQSTTEAERRKLASVLSNMTDGVIATDRKGKIILINDPALELLHDSRETTLNRPIASVLRLDQEYSFEDLIHMKDPVNLDFSMNDAPYVLRANFSVIQKETGFVNGLITVLHDITEQEKIDMERREFVANVSHELRTPLTTMRSYLEALAEGAWKDENIAPAFLNVTQTETERMIRLVNDLLQLSKMDSQEYELNLEFVEFNKFFTQIIDRFEMSKSQNVEFIRLLPEKSYFVDIDTDKLTQVIDNIISNALKYSPDGGNIRFGFTVHDNMIRVMISDDGMGIPKENVTRIFDRFYRVDRARARSMGGTGLGLAIAREMIEAHGGKIWAESEEGQGTTIFFTLPYELDEAGDWE, from the coding sequence ATGCAAAAAGTGAGCTTTTTTAAGTCCATCCATGTAAAGCTTGTATTGATTTATGTCCTATTAATTATTATTGCTCTTCAAATTATAGGCATTTATTTCTCAAAGCAGCTGGAGACGAATTTAAAAACGAATTTCCAAGATTCGATTCGCCAAAGAATAGAGCTTGTGCATTATAGTGTACGTGAAGAAATGTTAAAAGACCGGGATGAAAATACTCCCCCAACTATAGAGTATAGTTTAAAAACGATTTTAGAAGGATTTTCTACAGAAGATATTAACAAGATTAATGTAGTGGATCGTAACGATCGTATATTGGCTACTTCCGATGATGATCAGGCAGTTGTAGGTCAGCGTATAAATGAAGAAATTATACAACAGGCCGCGTCTTCGGAAACACTGTTGGATAAGATTTCATTGGATCGGGATACAGGGCAGCGCATTTGGATACTAGCAGTCCCTATTATGGATAACGCAGGTCCTAAAGAGGAATTAAAGGGTGTTATTTATGTTCAGTCGAATATTGAAAAGGTTTACGAGCAACTAAATGAAATTAACCGAATTTTTGCGGCAGGTATCGCAGTATCGCTTGCCATTACAATCATATTAGGAATTTTAGTTGCGCGAACTATAACTCGCCCTATTTCCGATATGCGAAAACAGGCACAGGCAATGTCTAAAGGGAATTATGCAAGGAAAGTTCGTGTATACGGAACAGATGAAATCGGTCAGTTAGCCATTGCTTTCAACCATCTGACCAATCGTCTGCAGGAAGCACAATCCACAACAGAAGCAGAACGGCGGAAGCTGGCAAGCGTACTTAGTAATATGACAGATGGTGTAATTGCAACAGACCGTAAAGGAAAAATTATATTGATTAACGACCCCGCATTGGAATTGCTTCATGATTCACGTGAAACAACTTTAAATCGTCCAATTGCGTCTGTTTTGCGTTTAGACCAGGAATATAGTTTTGAAGACTTGATTCATATGAAAGATCCTGTGAATCTTGATTTTAGTATGAATGATGCTCCATATGTATTACGAGCAAACTTTTCTGTAATTCAAAAGGAAACAGGTTTTGTAAATGGTCTGATTACGGTATTGCATGATATTACTGAACAGGAAAAAATCGATATGGAACGTCGTGAATTTGTTGCGAATGTATCCCATGAATTGCGTACGCCGTTAACGACGATGCGCAGCTATTTAGAAGCACTTGCAGAAGGTGCATGGAAAGATGAAAATATAGCGCCGGCATTTTTAAATGTTACGCAAACAGAAACAGAGCGTATGATTCGCCTTGTAAATGATTTGCTGCAATTGTCAAAAATGGACAGCCAGGAATATGAACTGAACCTGGAGTTTGTGGAATTTAACAAGTTTTTCACGCAAATTATCGACCGTTTTGAAATGTCGAAGTCACAGAATGTAGAATTTATCCGATTGCTTCCGGAAAAAAGCTATTTTGTTGATATTGATACCGATAAGCTTACACAGGTAATCGATAATATTATTTCAAATGCATTGAAATACTCTCCGGATGGCGGCAATATTCGTTTTGGCTTTACCGTTCATGATAATATGATTCGCGTTATGATTTCAGATGACGGTATGGGGATTCCGAAAGAAAATGTGACAAGAATTTTTGATCGTTTCTATCGCGTAGACCGAGCAAGAGCAAGGTCCATGGGTGGAACAGGATTAGGTCTTGCAATCGCTCGTGAAATGATTGAAGCACATGGCGGGAAAATTTGGGCAGAAAGTGAGGAAGGCCAAGGTACTACGATATTCTTCACATTGCCATATGAATTGGATGAAGCGGGGGATTGGGAATGA
- the yycF gene encoding response regulator YycF, whose amino-acid sequence MDKTILVVDDEKPIADILQFNLIKEGYRVICAYDGDEALQRVEEEQPDLMLLDIMLPKRDGMEVCREVRKKYDFPIIMLTAKGSEIDKVLGLEMGADDYVTKPFSTRELIARVKANMRRLNVPAQIEEAQAETNDIVVGSLTIQPDAYLVLKRDESIELTHREFELLHYLAKHIGQVMTREHLLQTVWGYDYFGDVRTVDVTIRRLREKIEDNPSHPLWIVTRRGVGYYLRNPEQE is encoded by the coding sequence ATGGATAAAACGATATTAGTTGTAGATGATGAAAAACCAATTGCGGACATTCTACAGTTTAATTTAATAAAAGAAGGTTACCGCGTAATTTGTGCATATGATGGGGACGAAGCGCTTCAAAGAGTGGAAGAGGAGCAGCCGGATTTAATGCTGCTTGATATTATGCTGCCTAAACGCGACGGCATGGAAGTATGTCGTGAAGTACGTAAAAAATATGATTTCCCGATTATTATGTTAACGGCAAAAGGATCGGAAATCGATAAAGTGCTCGGACTGGAAATGGGTGCTGACGATTATGTAACAAAGCCGTTCAGTACACGTGAATTAATCGCCCGTGTTAAAGCGAATATGCGTCGATTAAATGTGCCTGCTCAAATAGAAGAAGCACAAGCAGAAACGAATGATATTGTAGTAGGCTCTTTAACGATTCAGCCGGATGCCTATTTAGTATTAAAGCGTGATGAGTCTATTGAATTAACACACCGTGAATTTGAATTACTGCATTATTTGGCAAAACATATTGGTCAAGTAATGACACGTGAGCATTTGCTGCAAACGGTATGGGGTTATGATTATTTCGGTGATGTAAGAACAGTGGATGTAACAATCCGCCGTCTACGTGAAAAAATTGAAGATAATCCAAGTCATCCTTTATGGATTGTTACGAGACGAGGAGTCGGCTATTACCTACGAAACCCTGAACAGGAGTAA
- a CDS encoding M23 family metallopeptidase: MSSKGNKLDLKKSNLSLMNRHNRKFKMAALFALLASTVTFNIGFANETDKEKFAKVFHVYVADTYVGSVADEATVNEFVEKKEQEASEQYEDLVIDAGADISLIPEQVFTVDANEEQTLKNLQEAITVQAKAYSLKVGETVVASVKDREEFEAVIDGLKLQFVTQNDLKELQNNASKDSLPELQKDETRLVDLTLSTPITGDEVLAEPANIVSAKQAVQLLQTGALEQEVYTVKAGDVLGSIAKAHDLTTAELLEINPNLKADTVLQIGEQVNVTVQKPFVTVKAVYEKKRVEGIDFAKIVKEDATMLKGKKVVKQEGEKGKKEVSYLITEENGVRTERIQSEENVISEPENRIVVVGTKVVPSIGTGNFAWPAVGGYISSNMGERWGRYHYGIDIARPSNYTIKASDNGVVKTAGKHSTYGNYVVINHNNGFETLYAHLSRIDVEVGQVLEQGSALGQMGSTGRSTGTHLHFEVHKNGKEVNPLSYLN, translated from the coding sequence ATGAGTTCAAAAGGAAACAAGTTAGACTTAAAAAAATCAAATCTAAGTCTAATGAATCGTCATAATAGAAAATTTAAAATGGCTGCATTATTTGCCTTACTTGCTTCTACTGTGACATTCAATATAGGTTTCGCGAATGAAACAGATAAAGAAAAATTCGCTAAAGTTTTTCACGTTTATGTAGCTGATACATACGTAGGTTCTGTTGCAGATGAAGCAACAGTAAACGAGTTTGTCGAGAAAAAAGAGCAAGAGGCAAGCGAACAATATGAAGATTTAGTAATTGACGCAGGCGCCGATATCTCACTAATTCCAGAGCAAGTATTTACAGTCGATGCCAATGAAGAGCAGACGTTAAAAAACCTTCAAGAGGCAATAACTGTTCAGGCAAAAGCCTACTCACTAAAAGTGGGAGAAACAGTCGTTGCATCAGTGAAGGATAGAGAAGAGTTTGAAGCTGTAATTGACGGATTAAAGCTTCAATTTGTGACACAAAATGATTTAAAAGAATTGCAAAACAATGCATCTAAAGATTCTTTACCCGAATTACAAAAGGATGAAACACGTCTGGTAGATCTTACATTATCTACCCCAATTACCGGAGACGAAGTATTAGCCGAACCGGCAAATATTGTTTCTGCAAAACAAGCGGTTCAACTTTTGCAAACGGGTGCATTGGAGCAAGAAGTATATACTGTAAAAGCAGGAGATGTGTTAGGTTCAATTGCCAAAGCACATGATTTAACAACTGCTGAATTATTAGAGATCAACCCTAACCTTAAAGCGGATACGGTCCTGCAAATTGGTGAACAAGTCAATGTAACGGTTCAAAAACCATTTGTTACGGTCAAGGCAGTTTATGAGAAGAAAAGAGTAGAGGGAATCGACTTTGCGAAAATCGTCAAAGAAGATGCTACGATGCTTAAAGGTAAAAAAGTAGTGAAGCAAGAAGGCGAAAAGGGTAAAAAAGAAGTTTCATATTTAATTACAGAAGAGAATGGCGTCCGAACTGAAAGAATACAATCAGAGGAAAATGTAATATCAGAACCTGAAAATCGTATTGTTGTTGTCGGCACGAAGGTAGTTCCTTCTATTGGAACAGGTAATTTTGCTTGGCCGGCAGTCGGAGGTTATATATCAAGTAATATGGGAGAGCGTTGGGGCCGTTACCACTACGGAATTGATATTGCCCGACCATCAAATTACACGATTAAAGCTTCAGATAATGGTGTTGTCAAAACTGCAGGTAAGCATTCAACATATGGAAATTATGTAGTGATTAATCACAATAACGGCTTTGAAACGTTATATGCTCATTTATCTCGCATTGATGTAGAGGTAGGACAAGTCCTAGAACAAGGGTCCGCTTTAGGACAAATGGGTTCTACAGGCCGTTCAACTGGAACACATTTACATTTTGAAGTTCATAAAAACGGTAAAGAAGTAAATCCGTTATCATATTTAAATTGA
- a CDS encoding adenylosuccinate synthase, with protein MTAVVVVGTQWGDEGKGKITDFLSKRADAIARYAGGDNAGHTIKIGEETYKLHLIPSGIFYPDKLSVIGNGVVLNPKSIVTELKGLQARGIDTSNLRISNRAHVILPYHIYQDIVEEEARGDEKIGTTAKGIGPCYQDKVARIGIRVADLLDKEIFEKKLRANLTLKNRLFTKFYEVEGLQFDDIFEEYYAFGQEIAQYVTDTSKVLNDVIDEGGKVLFEGAQGIMLDVDQGTYPYVTSSNPVAGGIAIGSGVGPTAVERVVGVCKAYTSRVGDGPFPSELHDEIGQQIREVGREYGTTTGRPRRVGWFDAVVVRHSRRVSGITDLALNSIDVLSGLETVKICTAYEYNGEQITEYPANLEIIEQCKPVYEELPGWSEDITNVRAFDDLPENAKNYVQRIVELTGISLMTFSVGPSREQTNIVNEIWK; from the coding sequence ATGACAGCTGTAGTTGTAGTAGGTACGCAATGGGGAGATGAAGGAAAAGGTAAAATTACGGATTTCCTTTCAAAAAGAGCAGATGCAATCGCACGTTATGCTGGTGGAGATAACGCGGGACATACAATTAAAATTGGTGAAGAGACATATAAATTGCATTTAATCCCCTCAGGAATTTTTTATCCGGATAAACTTTCGGTTATAGGAAATGGTGTAGTTCTTAATCCAAAGTCAATTGTAACGGAATTAAAAGGACTGCAAGCTAGAGGAATTGATACTTCCAATTTAAGAATTTCCAACCGTGCACATGTTATTTTGCCATATCATATTTATCAGGATATTGTAGAAGAAGAGGCACGTGGTGATGAAAAGATAGGAACGACAGCAAAAGGAATTGGTCCATGCTACCAAGATAAAGTTGCCCGAATCGGGATCCGTGTAGCAGATCTTTTAGATAAAGAAATATTTGAAAAAAAATTACGTGCAAATTTAACACTAAAAAATCGTTTATTTACGAAGTTTTATGAAGTAGAAGGCTTACAATTCGATGATATTTTTGAGGAATACTATGCATTTGGTCAAGAAATTGCCCAATATGTAACGGATACATCAAAAGTGCTGAATGATGTTATTGATGAAGGCGGCAAAGTCCTGTTTGAAGGTGCACAAGGAATTATGCTAGATGTCGATCAAGGAACATATCCATATGTAACATCTTCAAATCCAGTGGCAGGCGGTATAGCAATCGGATCAGGTGTAGGTCCAACAGCTGTAGAACGTGTTGTTGGTGTTTGTAAAGCATATACATCGCGTGTAGGAGACGGCCCATTCCCATCTGAACTTCATGATGAAATTGGTCAGCAGATTCGTGAAGTAGGCCGTGAGTATGGTACAACAACAGGCCGTCCACGTCGTGTTGGATGGTTTGACGCGGTTGTCGTTCGTCATTCGCGCCGAGTTTCAGGAATAACAGATCTTGCTTTAAACTCTATTGATGTATTATCAGGGCTTGAAACAGTTAAAATTTGTACAGCGTATGAATATAACGGCGAACAAATTACAGAATACCCGGCAAACCTGGAAATCATTGAACAATGTAAACCAGTCTATGAAGAACTACCAGGTTGGTCAGAAGATATTACAAACGTTCGTGCATTTGATGACCTACCTGAAAATGCAAAAAATTACGTACAGCGTATTGTTGAGCTTACAGGTATTTCATTGATGACTTTCTCAGTGGGTCCATCTCGTGAGCAAACAAATATCGTAAATGAAATCTGGAAATAA
- the dnaB gene encoding replicative DNA helicase, with amino-acid sequence MNESMMDRVPPHNSEAEQSVIGAVFLEPQALITASEIVIADDFYHIAHQKIFQTMLNLSDQGKAIDLVTVTEELSAKKELEDIGGLSYITELASAVPTAANIAHYAKIVEEKAILRRLIRVASKIADDGYTREDEVEVLLAEAEKKMLEVSNRKNAGDFKHVKDVLVQTFDNIEQLQSRDGDVTGIPTGFRDLDKMTAGFQRNDLIIVAARPSVGKTAFALNVAQSVAVKARENVAIFSLEMGADQLVMRMLCAEGNIDAQRLRTGALETEDWSKLTMAMGSLSNSGIYIDDSPGVRMTDIRAKCRRLAKESGLGMILIDYLQLILGSGKPGENRQQEVSEISRSLKGLARELKVPVIALSQLSRGVEQRQDKRPMMSDLRESGSIEQDADIVAFLYRDDYYDKESESKDIIEIIIAKQRNGPTGTVSLAFRKEYNKFLNLEFTPPPREE; translated from the coding sequence ATGAACGAATCCATGATGGACCGTGTTCCTCCACATAATAGTGAAGCGGAACAATCGGTCATTGGAGCCGTTTTCCTTGAACCGCAAGCTCTTATAACAGCATCTGAAATTGTGATTGCAGATGATTTTTATCATATTGCCCATCAAAAGATTTTCCAAACGATGCTGAACTTGAGCGATCAGGGAAAAGCAATTGATCTTGTCACTGTAACGGAAGAATTATCAGCAAAAAAAGAGCTTGAGGATATCGGCGGATTAAGCTATATTACGGAATTGGCGAGTGCTGTTCCGACAGCCGCCAATATCGCCCATTACGCAAAGATAGTTGAAGAAAAGGCGATTCTGCGTCGCCTTATTCGCGTTGCATCTAAAATTGCGGATGACGGGTATACGCGTGAAGATGAAGTAGAGGTTCTTTTAGCAGAAGCTGAAAAGAAAATGCTTGAAGTTTCGAACCGTAAAAATGCAGGCGACTTTAAGCACGTAAAAGATGTTCTCGTTCAAACATTTGATAATATTGAACAGCTCCAGTCACGTGACGGAGATGTAACTGGTATTCCAACTGGTTTCCGTGATTTGGACAAGATGACGGCCGGTTTCCAACGCAATGATTTAATTATTGTAGCTGCCCGTCCATCAGTTGGTAAAACAGCCTTTGCCCTCAATGTAGCCCAGAGTGTTGCTGTAAAGGCACGTGAAAATGTGGCCATCTTCTCACTTGAGATGGGCGCGGACCAACTTGTCATGCGTATGTTATGTGCAGAGGGAAATATTGATGCACAACGCTTGCGTACAGGTGCTTTAGAGACAGAGGACTGGAGTAAGCTGACGATGGCTATGGGAAGTTTATCGAATTCAGGTATTTATATCGATGACTCTCCGGGTGTGCGGATGACGGATATCCGTGCGAAATGCCGACGACTGGCTAAGGAAAGCGGTTTAGGGATGATCTTAATCGATTACTTGCAGCTTATTTTAGGTAGCGGTAAGCCAGGTGAAAACCGTCAGCAGGAAGTATCGGAAATTTCCCGTTCTTTAAAAGGTTTAGCGCGTGAACTAAAAGTGCCGGTAATTGCTCTATCGCAGCTGTCACGTGGTGTAGAGCAGCGTCAAGATAAACGGCCAATGATGAGTGACTTGCGTGAATCGGGTTCGATTGAGCAGGATGCCGATATCGTAGCCTTTTTATACCGTGATGATTACTACGATAAAGAATCGGAAAGTAAGGATATTATCGAAATCATTATTGCAAAACAGCGTAACGGTCCAACAGGTACGGTAAGTTTGGCTTTCCGTAAAGAGTATAATAAGTTCCTGAACTTAGAATTTACCCCCCCTCCTCGAGAGGAATGA
- the rplI gene encoding 50S ribosomal protein L9, whose product MKVVFLKDVKGKGKKGEIKEVAEGYARNFLIKNGYAKEANNQAISELQGQKRLEEKNAAAELQAAKDLKEQLEAITVEVKAKSGEGGRLFGSVSTKQIADALQKKHGFKVDKRKMDCNDGLRSLGYANVPVKLHHDVKATLKVHVIEE is encoded by the coding sequence ATGAAAGTAGTATTTTTAAAAGACGTAAAAGGTAAAGGCAAAAAAGGTGAAATTAAAGAAGTGGCAGAAGGTTATGCACGCAACTTCTTAATTAAAAACGGTTATGCAAAAGAAGCAAACAACCAGGCAATCAGCGAACTGCAAGGTCAAAAACGTCTAGAAGAAAAAAATGCTGCAGCAGAATTACAGGCAGCAAAAGATTTAAAAGAACAGTTAGAAGCAATTACAGTAGAAGTAAAAGCGAAATCAGGTGAAGGTGGTCGCCTATTCGGTTCAGTATCTACTAAGCAAATTGCAGATGCATTACAAAAGAAACATGGTTTTAAAGTAGACAAACGCAAAATGGATTGTAATGACGGACTTCGTTCATTAGGTTATGCCAATGTACCAGTGAAGTTACATCATGATGTAAAGGCTACTTTAAAGGTACATGTAATTGAAGAATAA
- a CDS encoding DHH family phosphoesterase, translated as MGIFRKRPIRYPLLVLFLLGAVAAILMMMWNVWVGIAFIAIYSIAAYYTVKVELLTYVETEKHIQSLSYRMEDVGKEAFLEMPFGILILNDELTVEWANPFMLRVLQQESLVGYELEMISEELPLLVNQDQKNETVIAINDRKYHIYYKEEEKLFYFFDITKQVQIEKQYMADRTVLAILFIDNYDELTSGMDDQARSVTNTMMTSIINEWAAHYDIFVKRIASDRYMAVLNESILSELEQKRFSILDVIRERTLMQKNLSLTLSIGIGAGSQSLVELGQLAQSGLDLVLGRGGDQVAIKQSNGKIRFYGGKTNPVEKRTRVRARVISHALSDLIQDSDRVFVMGHKNPDMDSIGACVGVRKMVAMNGIEGSVVVNFDEVRGSVDRLMTELEEKTDFYDRFITPDEALSKITPKSLVVIVDTHKPSMVIDSRLLSRTDKVVVIDHHRRGEEFINNPTLVYMEPYASSTAELVTELLEYQPQNEKLLPLEATALLSGIIVDTKSFTLRTGARTFEAASYLRTFGADTVLIQRLLKEDVETYVARSKIIQTVEFPFAGIAVAHGEDSKVYDSVLIAQTADILLTMKDVGASFVIAHRNDGLIGISARSLGEVNVQLVMEKLGGGGHLTNAATQVEAQSIDEVKKLLNEAINEVVEGSKES; from the coding sequence ATGGGGATTTTTCGTAAAAGACCAATTCGATATCCACTATTAGTATTGTTTTTACTGGGTGCAGTAGCAGCTATCCTTATGATGATGTGGAATGTATGGGTGGGAATAGCCTTTATAGCTATTTATTCAATAGCAGCTTACTACACGGTAAAAGTTGAATTATTAACATATGTAGAAACGGAAAAGCATATTCAATCACTTTCCTACCGGATGGAGGATGTCGGAAAAGAGGCATTTCTTGAAATGCCGTTCGGAATCCTGATCTTGAATGATGAACTGACGGTGGAATGGGCAAACCCGTTTATGCTTCGCGTCCTGCAGCAGGAATCGCTAGTCGGATATGAACTTGAAATGATTTCAGAGGAACTGCCTCTACTAGTTAATCAAGACCAGAAAAATGAAACGGTCATTGCCATCAATGATCGGAAATATCATATTTACTATAAAGAAGAAGAAAAACTTTTCTATTTCTTTGATATTACAAAGCAAGTACAGATTGAAAAGCAATATATGGCGGACCGTACAGTACTCGCCATTCTATTTATCGATAACTATGATGAGCTTACATCAGGTATGGATGACCAGGCACGAAGCGTTACTAATACGATGATGACATCGATTATAAATGAATGGGCAGCACATTATGATATCTTTGTTAAAAGAATCGCATCGGACCGTTACATGGCTGTGTTAAATGAATCGATTTTATCAGAGCTTGAGCAGAAGCGTTTTTCAATTTTAGATGTAATCCGTGAACGAACTTTGATGCAGAAAAACCTATCATTAACATTAAGTATCGGTATTGGAGCAGGTTCTCAATCTCTTGTGGAGCTTGGACAGTTAGCACAGTCGGGACTTGACCTCGTTCTGGGCCGTGGTGGTGACCAAGTTGCGATTAAGCAGTCCAATGGTAAAATTCGCTTTTATGGCGGTAAAACAAACCCAGTTGAAAAGCGCACAAGAGTACGTGCCCGCGTAATATCACATGCACTGAGTGATTTAATTCAGGATAGCGACCGCGTTTTCGTAATGGGACATAAAAATCCGGACATGGACTCAATAGGAGCATGTGTCGGTGTACGTAAAATGGTTGCGATGAACGGAATTGAAGGGTCTGTCGTAGTTAATTTCGATGAAGTACGCGGAAGTGTAGACAGGTTAATGACCGAGTTGGAGGAAAAAACCGATTTTTACGATCGCTTTATCACACCGGACGAAGCGTTATCAAAAATCACTCCAAAATCACTCGTAGTTATTGTCGATACACATAAGCCGAGTATGGTCATTGATAGTCGCTTATTAAGCAGAACGGATAAGGTTGTTGTTATCGACCATCACCGTCGCGGGGAAGAATTTATCAATAATCCGACATTAGTATATATGGAGCCATATGCATCTTCTACAGCAGAACTCGTTACGGAGCTCCTGGAATACCAGCCTCAAAATGAAAAGTTGTTGCCGCTTGAAGCGACAGCCTTATTATCTGGTATTATTGTGGATACAAAAAGCTTTACATTAAGAACAGGTGCACGTACATTTGAAGCCGCTTCATATTTACGTACATTTGGTGCTGATACGGTGCTGATTCAACGTCTGTTAAAAGAAGATGTAGAAACATATGTCGCCCGTTCGAAAATTATTCAAACTGTTGAATTTCCGTTTGCAGGAATTGCGGTTGCACACGGTGAAGATTCAAAAGTATACGATTCAGTATTAATCGCACAAACGGCGGACATTTTACTCACAATGAAGGATGTCGGTGCCTCATTTGTCATTGCGCATCGTAATGATGGATTAATCGGCATTAGTGCCCGTTCATTGGGAGAAGTGAATGTCCAGCTCGTCATGGAAAAGCTTGGCGGTGGTGGTCATTTAACAAATGCCGCTACCCAAGTGGAAGCACAATCCATTGATGAAGTGAAAAAACTATTAAATGAAGCAATTAATGAAGTAGTCGAAGGGAGTAAAGAATCATGA